The window TCAAATTGGTCCACTTCTTTAAACTATTAACACTATTTGCTGTTACTTAGTTGTATTTTTGTTATGATCCAGAATATTCCAAGTAAACTCTTTAAAAAAGaatctgtcaaaaaaaaaatcagatgaTTATATAAATAACATATCTACGTTTACTCGGTTCTTTTACGATGCAAGTGTTGAGATGGAAACAATCATGAAACCAATGTAACAGAGTGAGGTTATTACAAAGTTGACACACAATCTGAGTATACTATACATACATATGAATCCAATCCTAGAAGAGCCAATGCTTCTTCCTGTATTGTCTTGTGGGAACATCTGGAAGAGTAAGGAACTACTAATTGAGAAAGTTGGAGATTTCAAGATCCAATGAAGCCATGGAGATAACTAAAGAcgattaattatttaaaaacaagaGTTGACAGAAGAGACTTGAGTTTTTACCTCCACTAGAGTATAGAGAATTGTAATGAACTTCGCTCCAGAAGCTAAGCCAAGCCTCTGCAGAACAGAGCAGACGGATTCAAGACACAGAGTAAAGTTGTCTTAGAGAGCGAACAAGGCAGAAAGAGAGGCTTTGTACCTTTAAGAGGATTCTTGTTATGGGGAAGTATCTCGATGTAGGATTGTTCCCGAAATGATGTGACTAAGCAGATCTTCGCTTCAAACTACACTAATGCTGAATCAGCAGCCAGTCATTCattcaagtaaaaaaaaaaagaacgaaaaACGTGAGTGGATCAAAGGTAAACTTTGCAATGATTCTTCAAGATGCAGTTACTCAAGAGAAGACAGAATCTCTGAGGTGTATTTATAAACTGCTGCAGTCTTATAGTAAACCCAAAACATGatgttattttttctaaaaagaaaaCTTACACGATCTGCAGCAGCTTGAAGAGTAACGTGATCTCCCCATTCACCCGGTCTAATGACATCCAAGAATGAATCAGATAATAATTTTATCCCTCCCTGGTACAAATACAAAAGTAAGAACAAAAGATGACTCACTTTTTCATCTTCCTGGTGTAGTGTCTGTATTTCATCGGTACATATCCTTCGTATAACTTTCGTTGCCTTTTCAACTGGAAAAATGCACATGCTAAATCAGAACAACGGAAGTATTAACTATTAAGTAGAGTATGCGGTCAACAAGTTTGAGATAAACCAAGTCCAGCGGAGTTCACAACTAATGGGATTAGTGTTTAAAAACAACTTCAGGACATGAGGCTTGAGTgctaaagccaaaaaaaaaagtttcagagACTGAAAACGAAGTCACCAGAGAGAAAAACACAGCTTGAGGGGTGAAGAAGCAAGAGTCAATGGACAATTCAAATACATACAATTAACCATTAATCACTGGTGGCACTGACTAATAAATAGATTCATCCCTCAAGTCATTGGCTATACATACAACTAAGCATGCATCCCTGGGGCACCGACTCTAAATTTGTGAACATGAAACAGAGTTGCACTGTGGTTCTGAGACAGTACCTGCTTTACGATATGCTTCCTAACATGCTTATGGTAATCTGGATTACGGAAAAGCTGGTCTGCTAGAGCTCGGAACTGTCAAACCAGTATAACATATGACAGatcaaaatcattaataaaaaaaaaaaaaagtgaagagTCCAAACAAGCTTCTGGCGTACCTGGCAATTACCATCCCCCTCCATCTGTAGTTCAGCTAAACCATATGTGGCCAACCTGAAGAAAAAGGAGAGACCATCAATCAAAACCGATTTGTTTATACACAGCTATATAGATTGAAGAAGGAAACTAATATTCCATCCAAGGCGTTTGACAAATGAATAATCTAAGCAGCATCAAATGAAGATTGCAGAGAGGTATATGAAAGAAAACAAGGAATgtcagataaaaaaaaaagaaagaaagataagaACCTCACAGAGAGCAGCTCATGGTCTAATGTTGCATCATTTATATCGGGTATTTGATTGTTAACACGAGGAGTGTGCTGCCAAATACGAAATTCCATACAATAAGAAAAAGCAAAAGGTTACTCTCAAGAGTACCAGTAGGACATTCAAAGAAAAGCTACGAATAGCTAACTACCAACACATTCAAgctttatatatatgaatgaagTATGAGTaggtaaaaaaagaagaagcttatCATACAGGGATAGAATCTAAATGAGAGAGTCTCTTCCCAAGCATGCCATCTCTTCTTAAGCTCTCATCTTCAGCTAATATACGTGCAATGGTCTGATCATCCTCTGTATCCGCCACACTGCTACTAAAACTGGAGTTGGAGCTCGCACTTGTACTGCCCCCTGCTCCTCCACTTGCAGTTGCAAATGTATTCCTATTGCGTTCATCCAT is drawn from Brassica rapa cultivar Chiifu-401-42 chromosome A05, CAAS_Brap_v3.01, whole genome shotgun sequence and contains these coding sequences:
- the LOC103869098 gene encoding OVARIAN TUMOR DOMAIN-containing deubiquitinating enzyme 11 isoform X2 gives rise to the protein MDERNRNTFATASGGAGGSTSASSNSSFSSSVADTEDDQTIARILAEDESLRRDGMLGKRLSHLDSIPHTPRVNNQIPDINDATLDHELLSVRLATYGLAELQMEGDGNCQFRALADQLFRNPDYHKHVRKHIVKQGGIKLLSDSFLDVIRPGEWGDHVTLQAAADRFEAKICLVTSFREQSYIEILPHNKNPLKEAWLSFWSEVHYNSLYSSGVPYSSRCSHKTIQEEALALLGLDSYVCIVYSDCVSTL
- the LOC103869098 gene encoding OVARIAN TUMOR DOMAIN-containing deubiquitinating enzyme 11 isoform X1, translated to MDERNRNTFATASGGAGGSTSASSNSSFSSSVADTEDDQTIARILAEDESLRRDGMLGKRLSHLDSIPHTPRVNNQIPDINDATLDHELLSVRLATYGLAELQMEGDGNCQFRALADQLFRNPDYHKHVRKHIVKQLKRQRKLYEGYVPMKYRHYTRKMKKPGEWGDHVTLQAAADRFEAKICLVTSFREQSYIEILPHNKNPLKEAWLSFWSEVHYNSLYSSGVPYSSRCSHKTIQEEALALLGLDSYVCIVYSDCVSTL
- the LOC103869098 gene encoding OVARIAN TUMOR DOMAIN-containing deubiquitinating enzyme 11 isoform X3 is translated as MDERNRNTFATASGGAGGSTSASSNSSFSSSVADTEDDQTIARILAEDESLRRDGMLGKRLSHLDSIPHTPRVNNQIPDINDATLDHELLSVRLATYGLAELQMEGDGNCQFRALADQLFRNPDYHKHVRKHIVKQLKRQRKLYEGYVPMKYRHYTRKMKKPGEWGDHVTLQAAADRFEAKICLVTSFREQSYIEILPHNKNPLKEAWLSFWSEVHYNSLYSSGDVPTRQYRKKHWLF